CCCCGTCTTTGCCGGGGCGGTCTGCCTCACCCCTGAAGCCGCCGACGCACTCTCTGATCTTGGGTTGACCGACAGCAAAGCGCTGTCTCCAAAACGACGTGCGGCCCTGGTTCCGGAAATCGAGTCCCGAGCCATGGTTTGGGCCCTCGGTCAAGGATCAGCGCGGGAGGTGGATTCGTGTGGGATTCGTGTGGCAACGGAGTTGGCGATGTTGCGGGCCCTTCAACGCCTTCCGAACACTCCGGATCTGGTGCTGGTTGACGGTGTTCTTCCTCTGCGTCTCTGGGCCGGTGAACAGCGCACCATTGTCCGAGGAGACAGCAAGGAAGCCTCGATCGCGGCAGCCAGTGTGCTGGCCAAGGAAGCGCGCGATGCCCTGATCCGCCGCATGGCGCTGCGTTTTCCCGGCTATGGGCTGGAATGTCATGCCGGTTATGGCACGGCTCGCCATCGTGCAGC
This region of Synechococcus sp. NOUM97013 genomic DNA includes:
- a CDS encoding ribonuclease HII, whose translation is MIVGVDEVGRGCWFGPVFAGAVCLTPEAADALSDLGLTDSKALSPKRRAALVPEIESRAMVWALGQGSAREVDSCGIRVATELAMLRALQRLPNTPDLVLVDGVLPLRLWAGEQRTIVRGDSKEASIAAASVLAKEARDALIRRMALRFPGYGLECHAGYGTARHRAALLESGPTPMHRQSFLTKVLSAS